Proteins encoded within one genomic window of Nitrospina gracilis 3/211:
- a CDS encoding peroxiredoxin family protein encodes MSQVNQPAPQLDVAEWVQGEASNIDRERGNVILVMVFQVNCPGCFVGGFPEVLAVHQKFQGQPLKIWGLATAFEDYRFNSLENLKKLAHTGEVVGETLAYLQNSGMLQNGRLTFSIPFPLAWDRLVKREGGATPEEIEAFLARDFPGYENMPGHTLNAVKTQIKQYLQSKKYDASTFDRYGLRGTPSTILIDKQGILRHKLFGSGLKLDGYVEQLLNE; translated from the coding sequence ATGTCGCAAGTTAATCAACCCGCGCCCCAACTCGACGTTGCCGAGTGGGTGCAGGGCGAAGCCTCCAATATCGACCGCGAACGCGGCAACGTGATCCTCGTCATGGTGTTCCAGGTCAACTGCCCCGGCTGTTTCGTCGGTGGATTTCCAGAAGTCCTCGCGGTGCACCAGAAGTTTCAGGGACAGCCGTTGAAGATCTGGGGACTGGCCACGGCGTTCGAGGACTATCGATTCAATAGCCTCGAAAACCTGAAAAAACTCGCGCACACAGGCGAGGTGGTGGGCGAGACTCTCGCGTACCTGCAGAACAGCGGCATGCTGCAGAACGGCCGGCTGACTTTTTCCATTCCTTTTCCGCTGGCTTGGGACCGATTGGTGAAACGGGAGGGCGGGGCGACGCCGGAGGAAATCGAGGCCTTCCTCGCGCGCGACTTCCCCGGTTACGAAAACATGCCGGGTCACACTCTGAACGCGGTCAAAACCCAGATCAAACAATACCTGCAAAGCAAAAAATACGACGCCAGTACCTTCGACCGGTACGGACTCCGCGGCACGCCGTCCACGATCCTGATTGACAAACAGGGCATTCTGAGGCACAAACTGTTTGGGTCGGGCCTGAAACTGGATGGCTACGTCGAGCAGTTGCTGAACGAATAA
- a CDS encoding alpha/beta fold hydrolase translates to MPNGLTITLICGWAIPEDWLKELAQPFCPEATVHGVYPRDPFDAEEAKRILQTPAPDIVIGYSLGSLWLLHHREHLPEAAVKILMAPILAFKQEAGLSGKIPSAQLEFFLRTVERTPDLPTVLGDFMALGDIVLPPEAKNDIPERDTLLRGLQFLRDVTVSPDATAGFHAVLGDRDPFTDATALQPLVPSLEVVHDCGHHPEPLLQTIFQLAAVQERLAASSGKRI, encoded by the coding sequence ATGCCGAACGGTTTGACCATCACCCTCATTTGCGGCTGGGCCATCCCGGAAGACTGGCTCAAAGAACTGGCGCAACCGTTCTGCCCGGAAGCCACGGTACACGGCGTGTACCCGCGGGACCCGTTCGATGCGGAGGAAGCGAAACGGATTTTGCAGACCCCCGCCCCGGACATCGTCATCGGGTATTCGCTCGGCAGTCTGTGGCTCCTGCATCACCGCGAGCACCTGCCGGAGGCGGCGGTCAAAATCCTCATGGCTCCGATCCTCGCGTTCAAGCAGGAGGCGGGGCTGAGCGGGAAAATCCCGTCGGCGCAACTGGAGTTCTTTTTACGGACGGTGGAGCGCACGCCGGACCTGCCGACGGTGCTGGGCGACTTCATGGCGCTGGGCGACATCGTTCTGCCGCCGGAAGCGAAAAATGACATCCCGGAGCGGGACACGCTGTTACGCGGTCTCCAGTTTCTACGCGACGTCACGGTTTCGCCCGATGCCACAGCGGGGTTCCATGCGGTGCTGGGTGACCGCGATCCGTTCACCGACGCCACCGCCCTGCAACCGCTCGTGCCGTCGCTGGAAGTGGTCCACGATTGCGGCCACCACCCCGAACCGCTCCTGCAAACCATATTCCAGCTTGCCGCAGTTCAGGAGCGTTTGGCCGCCTCATCCGGCAAACGCATTTAA
- a CDS encoding 2Fe-2S iron-sulfur cluster-binding protein — MAKVVFQPDNVTHECEDGMSLIDICEEVEVSLSFGCTEGTCGVCELTVVEGRENLSKITEEEKDYLYEEDLEGGMRLGCQVKVRKGDVTLTWKGNRAK; from the coding sequence ATGGCAAAAGTGGTATTTCAACCGGACAACGTCACGCACGAATGCGAGGACGGCATGTCTTTGATCGATATATGTGAGGAAGTGGAGGTCTCCCTGTCCTTTGGCTGCACCGAAGGCACCTGCGGGGTGTGCGAGTTGACGGTGGTCGAAGGACGGGAAAACCTGTCGAAGATCACCGAGGAGGAAAAGGACTATTTGTATGAAGAGGATTTGGAGGGCGGCATGCGCCTGGGTTGCCAGGTGAAGGTGCGCAAAGGCGACGTGACCCTCACCTGGAAGGGCAACCGCGCCAAATAA
- a CDS encoding tetratricopeptide repeat protein, translating into MHIWTPPSEEELAARHRRQQVLDAMSSDLEKLFMGYAHTLGEEIILENLVSFQTPQYHQWTIRYSEDLDSIDAIHQANVDELQKSGEAVSLLEEQLEAIHKAREARRFRPDEYQMAIRLFRDARYAESIAMFNRVLATEFPPNLHDNILFGLGSNYYRLREYEKAKSYFDPIIEDHASTDKWLVAHAMLGMIYNLEGQKSRALWILQKALDEKPTGELLSILQNLVLITQGKKPDVAS; encoded by the coding sequence ATGCACATCTGGACTCCGCCCAGCGAGGAAGAACTGGCCGCCCGTCACCGACGTCAGCAGGTGCTGGATGCCATGAGTTCCGATCTGGAAAAGCTGTTCATGGGATACGCCCACACGCTGGGCGAGGAAATCATTCTGGAAAATCTGGTTTCCTTCCAGACCCCGCAGTATCACCAGTGGACCATACGGTACAGCGAGGATTTGGATAGCATCGACGCCATACACCAGGCCAACGTGGATGAACTGCAGAAATCCGGGGAGGCGGTGTCCCTGCTGGAGGAGCAGTTGGAAGCCATTCACAAAGCCCGCGAGGCACGCCGGTTCCGTCCGGATGAGTACCAGATGGCCATCCGGCTGTTCCGCGACGCGCGCTACGCGGAAAGCATCGCCATGTTCAACCGGGTGCTGGCCACCGAGTTTCCACCCAACCTGCACGACAACATCCTGTTCGGGCTGGGTTCCAACTACTACCGCCTGCGTGAATACGAAAAGGCCAAATCCTATTTCGATCCCATCATCGAAGATCATGCCTCCACCGACAAATGGCTGGTGGCCCACGCCATGCTCGGCATGATATACAATCTGGAAGGACAGAAAAGCCGCGCGCTGTGGATATTGCAGAAAGCGCTGGATGAAAAACCCACAGGCGAACTGCTTTCCATCCTGCAAAATCTCGTGCTCATCACCCAGGGAAAGAAACCCGATGTCGCAAGTTAA
- a CDS encoding dihydroorotase, whose protein sequence is MKLLIKNGRVIDPANHRDGQFDVLVEKGRILKVAPQGKLSKAETDGAKEIDAKGCVVTPGFLDMHVHFREPGFEYKETIQTGCESAAAGGFTTVAMMPNTNPVNDTRSVTEFMLAQARTHGIINALPIGAITKGLKGEELTDMKDLKDAGAVALSDDGRPVMSNQLMRRAFEYSRMCDLLLIQHSEILDLTKGGCMHEGAISTELGLSGMPHEAEDIMVYRDIALLEKTGGRLHVAHISSGNSVELVRQAKKQGLPVTTEVAPHHFMLTDTAVRGYDTNTKMSPPLRSDRDIERIKEGLADGTIDMIATDHAPHDVVDKQVEYSHACFGVVGLETALPLSLKLVEEKVLTLPQVVEKLTSRPAEVFRLDKGTLSEGKDADITIFDPDAEYTVDAMKFKSKSKNSPFHDWQVKGQVRHTIYRGKVVYSNPS, encoded by the coding sequence ATGAAGCTGCTCATTAAAAACGGACGGGTGATCGATCCCGCCAACCATCGCGACGGCCAGTTTGACGTGCTGGTGGAAAAAGGCCGCATCCTGAAGGTCGCACCGCAGGGCAAGCTCTCAAAAGCCGAAACCGACGGGGCGAAGGAAATCGACGCCAAAGGCTGTGTGGTCACACCGGGTTTTCTCGATATGCACGTGCATTTCCGGGAGCCGGGCTTTGAATACAAGGAGACGATCCAGACGGGATGCGAGTCTGCCGCCGCCGGGGGATTCACCACCGTCGCCATGATGCCGAATACCAATCCCGTCAACGACACGCGGTCGGTCACCGAGTTCATGCTGGCGCAGGCGCGGACACACGGCATCATCAATGCTCTGCCCATCGGCGCCATCACCAAAGGACTCAAGGGCGAGGAATTGACGGACATGAAGGACCTGAAGGACGCGGGAGCGGTGGCTTTGTCTGACGACGGCCGGCCTGTGATGAGCAATCAGCTCATGCGACGGGCATTCGAATACAGCCGCATGTGTGACCTGCTCCTCATTCAGCACAGCGAAATCCTCGACCTGACCAAAGGCGGATGCATGCACGAGGGCGCGATTTCTACCGAACTGGGGCTGAGTGGCATGCCGCACGAAGCGGAAGACATCATGGTTTATCGCGACATCGCCCTGCTGGAGAAAACCGGAGGACGGCTCCACGTCGCGCACATCAGCAGCGGCAATTCGGTGGAACTGGTCCGACAGGCAAAGAAACAGGGCCTGCCTGTGACTACGGAAGTGGCGCCCCATCATTTCATGCTGACGGATACCGCCGTGCGCGGCTACGACACCAACACCAAAATGAGCCCGCCGTTGAGGTCTGATCGCGACATCGAGCGCATCAAGGAAGGATTGGCCGATGGCACCATTGACATGATCGCAACCGACCACGCGCCGCATGACGTGGTGGACAAGCAGGTTGAGTACTCGCACGCCTGTTTCGGTGTGGTGGGACTGGAAACCGCCCTGCCCCTGAGCCTCAAGCTGGTGGAGGAAAAAGTCCTCACCCTGCCGCAGGTGGTGGAGAAGCTGACATCGCGACCGGCGGAGGTGTTCCGTCTCGACAAGGGAACTTTGAGTGAAGGTAAGGACGCGGACATCACCATCTTTGATCCGGACGCAGAGTATACAGTGGATGCAATGAAGTTTAAATCCAAAAGCAAAAACTCCCCTTTTCACGACTGGCAGGTGAAGGGCCAGGTTCGGCACACCATCTATCGCGGCAAGGTGGTTTATTCCAATCCATCATGA
- the pyrR gene encoding bifunctional pyr operon transcriptional regulator/uracil phosphoribosyltransferase PyrR has translation MTSTVLNSDDIQRAITRIAHEILEKNKGLDNLALVGIRTRGVTFAERLQAKIQEIEKAKLDLGILDITLYRDDIGAAKQKPELKKTAIDFSLEGRKIVLCDDVLFTGRTIRAAIDGIMDFGRPAMVQLAVLIDRGHRELPFRPDFVGKNIPTSREMRVQVELKEIDGKDRVVVQNKE, from the coding sequence ATGACATCCACGGTCCTCAACTCCGACGACATCCAGCGCGCCATTACCCGCATCGCCCACGAAATCCTGGAAAAGAACAAAGGCCTCGATAACCTCGCGCTGGTAGGTATCCGCACCCGGGGCGTGACCTTTGCCGAGCGCCTTCAGGCCAAAATCCAGGAAATCGAAAAGGCAAAACTGGACCTGGGCATTCTGGACATCACGCTTTACCGGGATGACATTGGCGCCGCCAAACAAAAACCGGAATTGAAAAAGACCGCCATCGACTTTTCGCTCGAGGGTCGCAAAATCGTATTGTGCGACGATGTTTTGTTTACGGGGCGCACCATCCGCGCCGCAATCGACGGCATCATGGATTTCGGGCGCCCGGCGATGGTGCAACTGGCGGTGCTGATCGACCGCGGTCACCGCGAACTGCCGTTCCGCCCCGATTTCGTCGGCAAGAACATTCCCACTTCGCGCGAAATGCGGGTGCAGGTGGAACTGAAGGAAATCGACGGCAAAGACCGCGTCGTGGTCCAGAACAAGGAATGA
- a CDS encoding aminotransferase class I/II-fold pyridoxal phosphate-dependent enzyme, giving the protein MDSPLERRLQKELEQRRKDNLLRTLKVAGSCRLNLSSNDYLQLRTDPGVVAGARQALERYGAGSGASPLLYGYLPCHEQLLDALLQWKRKPAGLVFNTGFMANQAVLKHLPGPKDLVLVDKLIHHSVIQAILQGKADYKRYSHLDLGHLEELLEKIKVRTKLCSSSLKACSAWTAITRT; this is encoded by the coding sequence TTGGACTCGCCCCTGGAACGTCGCCTGCAAAAAGAACTTGAACAACGCCGCAAAGACAACCTTCTGCGCACGCTGAAGGTGGCCGGGTCCTGCCGCCTGAACCTGTCGAGCAACGACTACCTGCAACTGCGCACCGACCCGGGCGTCGTAGCCGGGGCGCGCCAAGCGCTGGAACGATACGGAGCCGGAAGCGGTGCCTCTCCCCTGCTCTACGGCTACCTGCCCTGCCACGAGCAACTCCTCGACGCGTTACTGCAATGGAAACGCAAACCGGCGGGCCTGGTGTTCAACACAGGATTCATGGCCAACCAGGCGGTGCTCAAACACCTGCCGGGGCCAAAAGACCTCGTGCTGGTGGACAAACTCATCCACCACTCGGTCATTCAGGCCATCCTGCAAGGCAAGGCCGACTACAAACGTTACTCGCACCTTGACTTGGGTCACCTGGAAGAACTGCTGGAAAAAATAAAAGTGCGTACGAAACTGTGTTCGTCGTCACTGAAAGCGTGTTCAGCATGGACGGCGATTACCCGGACCTGA
- a CDS encoding aspartate carbamoyltransferase catalytic subunit yields the protein MTGLSCRDILGTESLTQEDIHLILDTAESFREVSTRPIKKVPTLRGRTVINLFFEPSTRTRTSFEIAGKRMSADVINISGSTSSTVKGESLLDTAYNLEAMSPDLLVVRHSESGVPHMIASHIKTPVINAGDGQHEHPSQALLDLLTIRQRVKKLDGLNVLIVGDIAHSRVARSNIHAMNKCGMNVTLVGPPTMMPVGIEKLGVRVSYNLADAVEDADVIMMLRIQMERQKQHLFSSIREYANLFCLTQDKLKKARKDVLIMHPGPVNRGVEIALDVLESRHSVVLHQVNNGVAVRMALMFLLMGGGDEAAH from the coding sequence ATGACGGGATTGAGTTGCAGGGACATTCTGGGAACCGAATCGCTGACACAGGAGGACATACACCTGATCCTCGATACGGCGGAATCGTTCCGCGAAGTCTCGACGCGCCCGATCAAAAAGGTCCCCACCCTGCGCGGCCGCACCGTCATCAACCTGTTTTTCGAGCCCAGCACGCGCACCCGAACATCGTTTGAAATAGCAGGCAAGCGCATGAGCGCCGACGTCATCAACATCTCCGGCTCCACCAGCAGTACGGTGAAAGGCGAAAGTCTGCTCGACACAGCCTACAATCTGGAAGCGATGAGCCCGGACCTTCTGGTGGTGCGCCATTCGGAGTCGGGCGTGCCGCACATGATCGCGTCGCACATCAAGACACCCGTCATCAACGCCGGCGACGGTCAGCACGAGCATCCGTCACAGGCTCTTTTGGACCTGCTCACGATCCGCCAGCGGGTGAAGAAACTGGACGGGTTGAACGTGCTCATCGTCGGTGACATCGCGCACAGCCGCGTGGCGCGGTCGAACATCCACGCCATGAATAAATGCGGCATGAACGTGACGCTGGTAGGACCCCCCACCATGATGCCGGTGGGTATCGAGAAGCTGGGCGTGCGGGTGTCGTACAATCTCGCCGATGCTGTGGAGGACGCCGACGTCATCATGATGCTGCGTATCCAGATGGAGCGTCAGAAACAGCACCTGTTTTCCAGTATCCGTGAATACGCGAACCTGTTCTGCCTGACACAGGACAAACTGAAAAAAGCCAGAAAGGATGTATTGATCATGCACCCGGGTCCCGTCAACCGCGGCGTGGAAATCGCCCTCGACGTATTGGAAAGCCGCCATTCGGTCGTTCTCCACCAGGTCAACAACGGCGTCGCCGTGCGCATGGCCCTCATGTTTCTTCTTATGGGAGGCGGTGATGAAGCTGCTCATTAA
- a CDS encoding methyltransferase produces MLTYEKFVNIIDALEDARVLLAALEFDVFTILDKKEMTVRQIARKAEAQDEGMSALLHALVALGALKKTKNGKFANTPEMYKHFCRSSPDYKKGTAHLKMEKNDEWNQLIQTIRKGRDLTAFEDGDDPEFRHCFSYAMHERSEPYASRIAALLAKKKSIGKFLDLGGGPGSYCAAVLRQDKKAEATLLDRDAACNVARALFGKEKFFSRFTMKPGDLFETDYGNGFDTVLFSNILHIYNPAENRKLLKKIHKALKPGGRLAVVDFFLNEDRTAPYEAAMFSLTMLLFTETGKTYTFSETEHLLTKAGFHKFQTHKLDEGSHVIVATRK; encoded by the coding sequence GTGCTCACCTACGAAAAGTTCGTTAACATCATCGATGCGCTCGAAGACGCGCGCGTGCTCCTGGCGGCGCTCGAATTCGATGTGTTCACCATCCTCGACAAAAAGGAGATGACGGTCCGACAAATCGCCCGCAAGGCGGAGGCGCAGGACGAAGGCATGTCCGCACTCCTGCACGCGCTGGTGGCGCTGGGCGCGCTTAAGAAAACCAAAAACGGCAAATTCGCCAACACGCCGGAGATGTATAAGCACTTCTGCCGTTCCAGCCCCGACTACAAAAAGGGCACCGCTCATCTGAAGATGGAGAAAAACGATGAGTGGAACCAGTTGATCCAAACCATCCGTAAAGGACGCGACCTGACGGCGTTCGAGGACGGCGACGACCCGGAGTTCCGCCACTGCTTCTCCTACGCCATGCACGAGCGGAGCGAACCCTACGCTTCCAGAATCGCCGCACTCTTGGCGAAGAAAAAATCCATCGGCAAGTTTCTCGACCTGGGCGGCGGACCCGGTTCCTACTGTGCGGCGGTCCTGCGTCAGGACAAAAAGGCGGAAGCGACGCTACTCGACCGCGACGCCGCCTGCAACGTGGCGCGGGCGCTGTTCGGCAAAGAAAAATTTTTCAGCCGGTTCACCATGAAGCCCGGCGACCTGTTCGAAACGGACTACGGCAACGGATTCGACACCGTGCTGTTCTCCAACATCCTGCACATCTACAACCCCGCCGAAAACCGCAAGCTTCTCAAAAAAATCCACAAGGCGCTCAAACCCGGCGGCAGGCTGGCGGTGGTGGACTTCTTTCTCAACGAAGACCGCACCGCGCCGTACGAGGCGGCGATGTTTTCCCTCACCATGCTGTTGTTCACCGAAACGGGCAAGACCTACACGTTTTCGGAAACCGAGCATCTGCTCACCAAAGCCGGATTCCACAAGTTCCAGACCCACAAGCTGGACGAAGGCTCGCACGTCATCGTCGCTACTCGGAAATAA
- a CDS encoding cob(I)yrinic acid a,c-diamide adenosyltransferase → MVRITKVYTKQGDKGETSLVGGVRVPKDHPRVQAYGTVDELNSLVGLVRSTLDQIPAEQERERVDQTLAAIQQWLFDLGSELATDPKTGREMKIGVKAEQVAWMESWMDTMNRDLEPLKSFTLPGGRLPLAFLHQCRTVCRRSEREIIALGRKEEIGSQVGPFINRLSDAFYVLGRWLAKVSGDDEILWKPGGGTPPEWK, encoded by the coding sequence TTGGTACGCATCACTAAAGTTTATACGAAACAGGGAGACAAGGGAGAAACCTCGCTCGTCGGCGGGGTGCGCGTGCCGAAGGACCATCCCCGCGTACAGGCCTACGGGACGGTGGACGAGCTCAACAGCCTGGTGGGTCTGGTACGAAGCACGCTGGATCAAATTCCCGCGGAACAGGAACGCGAGCGGGTGGACCAGACGCTGGCCGCCATCCAGCAATGGCTGTTCGACCTGGGAAGTGAACTGGCCACCGATCCGAAGACAGGACGGGAAATGAAAATCGGGGTCAAGGCAGAGCAGGTGGCGTGGATGGAATCCTGGATGGACACGATGAACCGCGACCTCGAGCCGCTCAAAAGCTTCACCCTGCCCGGAGGGCGCCTGCCCCTGGCGTTTCTGCATCAATGCCGAACCGTGTGCCGCAGATCCGAGCGGGAAATCATCGCCCTCGGCCGCAAGGAGGAAATCGGCTCGCAGGTGGGACCCTTCATCAATCGTCTGTCCGATGCGTTTTATGTGCTGGGCCGCTGGCTGGCGAAAGTCAGCGGCGACGATGAGATTCTGTGGAAACCGGGAGGGGGAACGCCGCCCGAATGGAAATGA
- a CDS encoding aminotransferase class I/II-fold pyridoxal phosphate-dependent enzyme, which translates to MFVVTESVFSMDGDYPDLKALVELKQRFGFVLVLDEAHGTGVFGPTGGGLAEETGVLDHVDILVGTLGKALASMGAYVLTASQTVIDHLVNHAGELIYSTYLAPACAGAASAAIGRVQSLHTERQRLRKNAAWFRDELVKGGWTTNAFDSQIVPVIVGDPDRALALRDRLLEKGLLAGAVRPPTVPPNSSRLRLSFHSGITQDHLHELLELLNACRTV; encoded by the coding sequence GTGTTCGTCGTCACTGAAAGCGTGTTCAGCATGGACGGCGATTACCCGGACCTGAAAGCCCTCGTGGAATTGAAACAGCGTTTTGGCTTCGTGCTGGTGCTGGACGAGGCCCACGGCACCGGGGTGTTCGGTCCCACTGGCGGTGGGCTGGCCGAGGAGACGGGCGTGCTGGATCATGTGGACATCCTGGTCGGCACGCTGGGCAAGGCGCTGGCCAGCATGGGCGCGTACGTGCTGACCGCATCGCAGACGGTGATCGATCACCTCGTCAACCACGCGGGCGAGCTCATTTACTCCACTTACCTCGCCCCGGCCTGTGCCGGAGCCGCGTCCGCGGCCATCGGCAGGGTGCAGTCCCTGCACACCGAGCGGCAGCGTCTGCGCAAAAACGCCGCGTGGTTCCGCGACGAACTGGTCAAGGGCGGATGGACGACGAACGCGTTCGACTCGCAGATCGTGCCGGTGATCGTGGGCGACCCTGACCGCGCGCTGGCCCTGCGCGACCGTCTGCTGGAGAAAGGCCTGCTGGCGGGGGCGGTGCGTCCGCCGACGGTGCCGCCGAACTCATCGCGCCTGCGCCTGTCGTTTCACAGCGGCATCACGCAAGACCACCTGCACGAACTTTTGGAGTTGTTAAACGCATGCCGAACGGTTTGA
- a CDS encoding methyltransferase domain-containing protein, translating to MNANHKTSRGRGEDEFESSLIQSFSKHVRTYDKNAQLQKTMAERLAALLSPALPATVLELGCGTGLFTRHLLARGAEKLILNDIAPAMIEYLKDHLDLPEGTRFLEGNAERIEFPPAGLIAANAVFQWFQNPETTMETLHRSLPEGGQIVFSTFGPETLQEFRDSGGLEGPTHLLSLDKWKSLLTQCGFQWLAAERESREIFFPGTRHLIRNLQQIGAAPLRMMKTGELRRLIETHDRNFSTPQGVYTHWELYYFSAVKIGAEPRRI from the coding sequence ATGAACGCGAATCACAAAACCAGCCGCGGTCGCGGTGAAGACGAGTTCGAGTCGAGCCTGATCCAGAGCTTTTCCAAACACGTCCGCACCTACGACAAAAACGCGCAGTTGCAGAAGACCATGGCCGAGCGGCTGGCGGCGCTGTTGTCGCCCGCCCTGCCCGCGACGGTGCTGGAGCTGGGTTGCGGCACGGGACTGTTCACCCGGCACCTGCTGGCGCGCGGCGCGGAGAAACTGATCCTGAACGACATCGCCCCGGCGATGATCGAGTACCTGAAAGACCACCTCGACCTGCCCGAGGGAACGCGGTTCCTGGAGGGCAATGCGGAGCGGATCGAGTTTCCGCCAGCCGGGTTGATCGCCGCCAACGCGGTGTTTCAGTGGTTCCAAAATCCGGAGACCACCATGGAGACCCTGCACCGCAGTCTGCCCGAGGGCGGGCAGATTGTGTTCAGCACATTCGGTCCGGAAACGTTGCAGGAGTTCCGCGACTCCGGCGGGCTGGAGGGTCCGACGCACCTCCTGTCGCTGGACAAATGGAAAAGCCTGCTCACCCAATGCGGGTTTCAGTGGCTGGCGGCCGAGCGTGAAAGCCGCGAGATTTTCTTTCCCGGCACGCGCCACCTCATCCGCAACCTGCAACAGATCGGCGCCGCGCCGCTACGCATGATGAAGACGGGCGAACTGCGCCGCCTGATCGAGACCCACGACCGCAACTTCTCCACCCCGCAGGGTGTGTACACCCACTGGGAGCTCTATTACTTCTCGGCGGTGAAGATTGGTGCGGAGCCTCGCAGGATTTAA
- a CDS encoding DnaJ C-terminal domain-containing protein, producing the protein MKSYYNILGVERGASQDDIKKAYRKLALKYHPDRNKNDAEAENRFKEISEAYAVLSDKDKRKKYDAYGAEGFRQRYSQEDIFRDFDLDEILRNFGFGGGPGYGGGFGQFFGGQGGGYPDPFGPGMGRHPRRNKGADMLSDITISFEEAALGAEKRFSVDRPTGREDTNLKIPAGISEGKKLRLSGKGHPGMNGGPPGDLYFRVHVQPHPLFTREGDNILVEQTIDLSDALLGTTIEVPTLEGTKQVKVPAGTQPNSKLRLKELGVRANGKRGDQLVKIKVALPKELTEEQKKLVQKMKEVGL; encoded by the coding sequence ATGAAAAGCTACTACAACATATTGGGCGTGGAACGCGGCGCCTCCCAGGACGACATCAAAAAGGCGTATCGGAAGCTTGCCCTGAAATACCACCCCGACCGCAACAAGAATGATGCGGAGGCTGAAAACCGTTTCAAGGAAATCAGCGAGGCCTACGCCGTTCTGAGCGACAAGGACAAGCGCAAGAAGTACGACGCCTATGGCGCGGAAGGTTTCCGCCAGCGCTATTCGCAGGAGGACATATTCCGCGATTTCGACTTGGACGAGATCCTGCGCAATTTCGGCTTTGGCGGGGGACCGGGATATGGCGGCGGTTTCGGCCAGTTCTTCGGCGGTCAGGGCGGAGGTTACCCCGACCCGTTCGGTCCGGGCATGGGGCGTCACCCTCGACGCAACAAGGGCGCGGACATGCTGAGCGACATCACCATCAGCTTCGAGGAAGCCGCGCTGGGGGCGGAAAAGCGATTCTCCGTGGACCGGCCGACCGGCCGCGAGGACACCAACCTCAAGATTCCAGCGGGCATCTCCGAGGGCAAAAAGCTGCGCCTGAGCGGCAAGGGCCATCCCGGGATGAACGGTGGTCCCCCCGGCGATCTCTATTTCCGCGTTCATGTCCAGCCCCATCCCCTGTTCACGCGGGAGGGCGACAATATCCTCGTCGAGCAGACGATCGATCTGAGCGACGCCCTTCTGGGCACCACCATCGAAGTCCCCACACTGGAAGGCACCAAGCAGGTGAAAGTGCCCGCAGGCACCCAGCCCAATTCCAAATTGCGGCTGAAAGAACTTGGAGTCCGGGCCAATGGCAAGCGTGGCGACCAGCTGGTTAAAATCAAAGTAGCCCTGCCCAAGGAGCTCACCGAGGAACAAAAAAAGCTTGTCCAAAAAATGAAAGAAGTTGGCCTATAG